Below is a window of Dissulfuribacter thermophilus DNA.
CAATTCACTGTAACAAAAGGTCCCTTGGCCCTTGGGCTGTTGTAGTGGATGGCCTTTGCAATCATGCTTTTGCCTGTGCCGCTTTCCCCACGCAACAGCACAGTGGCATTACTTTGAGATACCCTGTGGGCCATTTCAAAGACCTCTTGCATTCTGGTGCTTTTGCCTATGAGTTTTCCGAAACTGTAGCGTTCCTTTAGGGCTATTTTTAATTGTCTGTTTTCCTCTAGTAGGTTTTCACGTTCGTAATTTGCCTCTTGAAGCTTTTTGACACTTTGCGCAATAAGCCCACTAATGATTGTCAGGAGTCTCAGGTCCTCTTCAAGCCCCTTTTCTCCGGAAAATTTTCTGTCGACGCTGAGGGCACCAATCACCACATCCCCTGCCTTTATTGGGACGCAGATAAAGGAAAGTTCATCTTTGTCTCGTTCTTTTCTGCTCCTTGTCTTATTGAGAAACCTTGGGTCCTCACTGATTCTAGGCACTATTATGGGCTCGCCTGTAGCCACAACTGTGCCTGTTATACCCTCACCAAGTTTGTATCGCCCCCGCTGTTTTGCTTTATGAGTAAGCCCTTTTGCCGCTTCAATCTGAAGTTCCTGGGTCTTTGGGTTAAAAATGGTGATAGTACCCCGTTCCATGCCTGCTCTGTGTGCGAGGATGTCTAGGATATCCCTAAGGGCCTTTTTTATGTCTAATGTGCTGGATAGGGCCCTGGTAACCTCATACAGGCATGTAAGTTCACGTATGGCCTTTTCTGGGTCCTTTATTGGGTCCTGGCTAAAGATGTCTTGTTTATAATTTATTGTTTCTGCTAGCATAGAAGTAGATTTTGCAATATTTTTACAAAAATGTAAAGGACAGTTGTGTTGACATTCTAGTTGGGTATCCCCATAATAGAAGATTGAAGTTTGACTTAAGGTTAAATATGACATCTTTAAGAGGGGAATACCTCGATGACAAATCAGATTTTAGAATAAAAAAACAAAGATCTGTAACTTCTTTCAGGATGGGGTAGAGGCAATTAGGTTAAAGAAGCTCGTCTGTAATTGCTTACAACTTTTTAATAATGCCACATATCAAAAGCCCGTACAATAAAATGCATCGATTTCACAATCATAATGTAGTTAACTGTAAAAGGTGGGGATCTTTTGCCAAAATTTGAGATTTTTTCATAGGAGGTACGTAATGGAAGGAATAGGCATTAGCGTCATAGAACATCTGCTGATTCATCAAAAGGAATCACCCGCGGCAACTGGCCAATTCACTAGGCTATTAAGCGAGCTCATATTCTCTGCAAAGATAATTTCACGAGAGGTAAATAAGGCAGGCTTGGTTGATATTCTTGGGCTTACTGGCGACATAAACGTGCAGGGAGAGCAGGTCAGAAAACTAGATGATTTTGCAAATAAGGTCTTGATCTATAGGATGCAGAGGGCAGGAGTGCTCTGTGCTATGGCATCAGAAGAAAATGCAGACATTATAGAGGTACCTGATAATCTGCCAAAGGGAAACTACATACTTGTCTTCGATCCGTTAGATGGATCCTCCAATATTGACGCAAACGTAAATATAGGCACTATTTTTTCTATATATAGAAAAGTCTCTGATAGGTCTTATGTAACTTTAGAAGATTTTTTGAGGAAGGGTGCTGAGCAGGTGGCTGCAGGCTATTTTATATATGGCCCTAGCACCATGCTGGTTTATACCACTGGAAATGGGGTAAATGGGTTTACTCTAGATCCGTCAGTAGGAGAATTTCTGCTTTCACACCCAGATATTAAAATTCCTGAAGTGGGAAAGGTGTATTCCGTCAATGAGGCCTATACCTGTTATTGGGATGAACCCACAAAGCGAGTTGTAGAATACTTCAAGAGCCCAGACAATGAGAGGGGTAAGCCATATGGAGCTAGATATATTGGTTCTCTTGTAGCTGATTTCCATAGAAATCTATTATATGGCGGTATTTTTATGTATCCTGCAGACAAGCGTGATCCGGCAAAACCCAGGGGAAAGCTAAGGCTCCTTTGTGAAGCCGCTCCGTTGGCCTTTGTAGTAGAACAGGCAGGTGGGGCTGCCACCGATGGAAAAGATCGTATACTGGACATAAAGGCAACAGCACTCCATGAAAGAGTACCTCTTTTCATAGGTAGTAAGAAAGATGTTGAGAAGGCCACAGCGATTATGCAGGGAAAGGCATAAACTCAAACTATATGCTTTAAACTCTAAATAAAAGTCTTTTAAAACGGAAAATGAATGTTGTGTTAAAAATGAACAATGTAACCAATCATGTCGATAATAACATTCGTCAGCTAAAAGTATATAAAAAAATGTTTAAGGAGGAAAAATAGACTATGGTAAATGTCTTCAAGACATTTTTACTCCTGGCAGCACTGACAGCCCTTTTTATGTTTATAGGAGAGGCCCTAGGGGGCAGGACTGGAATGATTATGGCGCTTATGTTAGCCATGGTCATGAATTTTTTCGCCTACTGGTTTAGTGATAAAATGGCCCTTGCCATGAGTGGCGCAACACCAGTATCTGAGGCTGAGGCGCCAGAGTTACATCAAATGGTGGAAATCCTTTCTCAAAAGGCAGGCATCCCTAAACCAAAAGTATATATTATCCCACAGGAGACTCCTAATGCATTTGCAACAGGAAGAAATCCAAATCACGCTGCTGTTGCTGTAACAGCAGGGATAATGAGGATCCTCTCCAAGGAGGAGCTCATGGGAGTGCTGAGTCATGAGCTCGCTCACATAAAAAATAGGGATATCCTCATTAGCAGTATAGCGGCAGTACTTGCTGGTGCCATCAGTTATTTGGCAAATATGGCCCAGTGGGGACTGATGTTTGGCGGCCTTGGTGGAAGCGATGATGAAGATGGCAATCCGTTGGGCATTATTGGGGTCATAATTATGATGATACTTGCTCCAATTGCTGCAATGCTTATCCAGATGGCAATATCAAGGAGCAGAGAATATTTAGCAGATGCCACAGGAGCTAGGATACTTGGAGATCCTGTACCCCTTGCAAGTGCCCTCAAACGTCTAGAAGAATGGAACCACAGGCTTCCAATGGCAGTAAATCCAGCAACAGCTCAGATGTATATCGTAAATCCACTGAGATCTGGCAATATTATGCATCTGTTCAGCACTCATCCACCTATAGAAGAGCGCATAAAAAAGTTACTTTCCATGAAATAAGTCTTGAGTGGTAAACATTGTGTCTCCCTGGTTCGGGCTTGCCCTTATAGCTGCCCTTTCAACTGCAATTACAGATACAATTTTAAAGGGCGCTTTAAGCAAGCTCGAACCAGGGGAAATGGCGTTGGTGCGATTCTTGGCACCACTGCCATTGCTTTTGCCATCTATATTCCTGCAAGATATCCCAAGACTCGATTTCCGGTTCTGGCTCACCTTAACTAGTTTGGTCCCATTAGAGATACTCGCGATGCTCCTTTATATGAAGGCCCTCAGGATGTCTGAGATGTCTCTTAGCATCCCAATGCTCGCCTTTACTCCGAGTTTTATCGTTGTTACCGGTTGGCTCATACTGGGTGAGACGGTTAGTACAAGGGGATTTTGGGGGATTATGAGTACTGTTTTCGGGGCATATTTACTACATTTGACCCCTGGGAAATCAGGGCCTTTTGAGCCTTTTAGGGCGCTTTTAAATCATAAAGGCTCTAGGTATATGTTGGCGGTATCGCTTATTTACAGTGTGACTTCATGTTTGGGAAAGAGGGCAATATTGTATTCATCTCCCCTTTTTTTTGCCCCATTTTATTTTTCATTCCTGGGCATAATTGTTCCCCTATTTTTCTCCCTTTATTGGAATGAAAATGCTCTAAATAGATTGGGAGCTAAGTTTGTAAATGGCGGGATTAGGATGTGGGGTGCAGTTATAAGCATTGGAATCTTACAATCTATTATGGTATATTCCCATATGCTATCAATAAGTCTTTCAAATGCTGCCTATATGATAGCTGTGAAGAGAACGAGTCTACTATTTAGCATATTATTTGGCGCCATTTTTTTTAAGGAGGGCCCGCTTCTACCCCGGGGTATTGGTGGGATATTTATGCTTTTAGGAGTGTATTTGGTAGCGACTTCTAAGTAATGGAAAAATCATTATGAAGTGTGTCCTTATTGCCCCGCCATGGCCGTTATTTAATAGGCCTTCAATCCAGTTGGCCTGCCTTAGCGCATTTCTCAAGAGACACGTTCCAGAGATTGGCTGCGCGGTCTTTCATCCGTACTTAGAACTTTATCAAAAGATTGGGCTCAGGCTCTATGATGTTATTTCAGAGTCTAGCTGGATAAGCGAGGCCTTTGGTGGAATGTTGCTTGAACCAGGCCATGAGCAAAGCCAGATCTGGCTTATAAAAAAGAGCCTTGGGAGGCGCTCAAGGAGAAGGCTATTCAATTCTTCAAAAGAAATCCTCAAGGTGAGAGACTGTTTAAAGGAGACCCTAGATGTTTTTTTAGAAAGACATGATTGGTCTCAATATGATCTTTGTGGGATTACAGTGAGCCTTAATCAGCTTACCTCTGGGTTATATCTTGCAAGAGAGATTAAGGCACTTGCTCCAAGCATTAAGGTTGTTATTGGAGGGGCAGGTGTTCCAGAGGAAGTGGGACAAGAATTATTATCTCAATTTGAATTTATTGACTATATAGTAAGCGGTGAGGGAGAAAAGGGGCTTTTGGAGATTGTTGAGGGGATAAAGAAGGGCAAACCAGCTCAACGAGGAGTAATCCGTGGTGAGATAATTGAGGATTTAAATGAACTGCCAATACCAGACTTCACCCCCTATTTTGCCGAGTTGGCAACTCTTCGCCCCTCTTTACGGTTTTCTCCAGTCATACCCGTAGAATTTTCAAGGGGATGCTTTTGGGGGAGATGTTCATTTTGCAATCTAAATGTTCAGTGGAAGGGCTACAGGCGCAAGTCCTGGCAGAGGCTACTAAAAGAGGTGGACTTCCTTTCTAAGAGATATAAGACCTTAGATTTTGCATTCATGGACAATGCCCTTCCTCCAAAAGAGGCCAAGGAATTCTTTGATCAAGTTTCTTTATTGGGAAGAGATTTCAATTTCTTTGGGGAACTTAGGGCCTCTTTTTCGAGAAAAGATGCCCATTTGATGAAAAAGGCCGGTCTAAATATTGTACAGGTTGGAATTGAGGCACTGAGTAATAGTTTGTTGAAGCGCCTTAGGAAAGGAAGGACGGTAATGGACAATTTGGCCTCAATGCGGCATCTCCTTGAGGCAGGTATAGAATTACAGGGAAACCTTATAATGGACTTCCCCGGGACCTCTCAAGAAGAGGTCGAAGAGACCCTCAGCATTTTAAAGTATGCTAAGTATTTTAGGCCACTTAAGCCAGTATCCTTTTGGCTTGGCTACGGTAGCCCCGTGTTTAATGATCCAAAATCTTTTGGAATAAAGGCTAAAAGACCCCATCGGTTCTATTCTAGGATTTTCCCAGGTCGCACTTTTGATGTGACAATGGTGTGTGAATACAGCGGGACTCTAAAACAGGATAGAATGCTCTGGAAACAAGTTAGGGAATATATACAGGACTGGCAAAAATATTGGGTTGATGCATCGAAAAATGGTCCACCTCTAAGTTTTAGGGACGGAGGTGATTTTGTCCTAATCAGGCAGGTTATGTCACAGGGCCAGGTGCTTCACCATAGATTATCACAGGCCTCGAGGTCAATCTTCTTAGATACCCTTGAACCTATAGCCTTGGAAGAGCTCATCCAGCGTCATTCAGGGATTTCACCAGAGAAGATCCTGTCCTTTTTAAAGGAACTTCAACAAAAGGAACTGATATATTGTGATGGAAATAAAGTGCTCGGATTGCCCGTACGAATAAGGGAAAAATGGTAACTTTTGAGTTAAAATCCTAAGTAGAGACCAAAATGCTTATTTGGATTCATTCTTTCATTTTTGGCTGTTACCTATGGTCTCCAAGAGGCTGAGTTGTTACGAAAAATGCCTTTGAAAATAGTCATACGGAGAATACATGGATGGCAAAAGATTGTATGAATTCTGCATGGTTTAAAGAACATAGGGACTTTTTTGTAACCAGAGTCGTCCAAGACTTTCTCAAGTCCTATGCTTATTTGGCGAGTCTTGAAGATGCCTTTTTTCAAAAGGAACCTCTTTTTAGACAGCTCAATGAGCTTGTTGGGAATCAAGAGGAAAAAGGGATATTGTGGCGTCTTAAAGACAGGTGTCATCAATTGTGGAGAGATATTGATCCAGATGTTGACCCAGATGCCTTCTTTTTTGATTGGATGGTAGGCACGCTCTTTCACGAGGCAATGAAATTAAAAGAAAACGCCTATATGTTGGAACGATATGCACCATCTTATGAGATAGCTCTCATGAAGGTACCAGATGATTCCAATAGCAGAAAATATAAGCGATTTTTTGAGGAGACCCTTCAAGATATGGATCGAGGCATGGAGAGGATTAGATGCCTATATAAAAATGCCGCTCAAAGACTCCTACATTTGATAAAGAGAGAGCGTGAAAATGGGATATTAATTCGAATGCTGTTGGAAGACATAGAGCGCGCCCAGAAATTTCTCATGGAAAAAGGCGATTGTCTCCTGTCTTGGCTATTTCCAGAAGGTATACACCTTGCTTATCTAATTGCAGGAGAAAGTTACCTTGAAGGGGGATGGTACGTGGAGGCACGTATGTCTTTTGAGGAAGTCTTAAAGATCGCCCCCGATTGTTATGAGGCAAAAAAGGGGCTACAACTGCTGGAAAAACGATTAAAAGAAATGGCCCTATATGGAGCAGGTTATTTGGTAAAAGATAGGGTCAAACTAGTATCTTGTACTAGCTCATAACCTTGTCTGATGAGATTATAGCCTTGGCAAGGTCTCTAAGCTTTATGCGTTGGCGCCTGCTCTCCTTTTGCATCATGCTTAAGGCTTCCTCTTCGCTTATATTTAACCTTTTCATGAGGATACCTTTTGCCCTTTCAACCACCTTTCGAGATTCCAGTTCCTGAGACAGATTTTCAACTACGCCTTCAAGGGCATTGATCCTTTGGGCAGCAGAATATGCGAGTTCTACAGCAGGCACGAGATCATCCAAATGAACTGGTTTTACCAGATATCCCAGTACTCCACTTTCCTTGGCCTTTTCTACAAGTTTCTGATCTGCATAGGCGGTTACAAGAACGATGGGAATATACCCTTTTCGATTATTCTGATTTATCCTTCTAGCAGCCTCAAGCCCATCCATTCTGGGCATCTTGATGTCCATGAGGATGAGGTCAGGTGTGGTCTTGATTGCAAGGTCCATGGCTTGGATACCATCATGGGCCAAACCTACAATCCTGTAGCCAGCTTTTTCGAGGATGAGCTGAAAACCTTTGGCAACAGCAACATCGTCTTCAGCTATGAGAATATTGATTCCTTTGGATGACAAAGGGACACCTAGTGAACCATCCACCTTTACCCACCACACAAAAAAAACTGGCTGGGGGACTAGGATTCGAACCTAGATAAGCAGATCCAGAGTCTGCTGTCCTGCCGTTAGACGATCCCCCAGCAACGCCTCAATAGTAAAATAGGTTTTTGAAAAGTCAAGGGTGGCGATAGGATCAATTTGAGGTTTCTGTTCTAAACAGAAATTTTAACCATTTCCCTCTCTGGAACTGGCCAGAGAGGGAAATGTACGTGTTTATCCGTTTGGATTTTTGGCTAATCTAAAATGGGGAATTTCAGTGTTATTGGATTATAAAACTCGAATATCCCACAACCTGCCTGTAGTCACCTGTGATGTCACCACTGGTTGCATATTTGATGAGCCTGGCCTTTGTGGCTCCAAGGCCCATGGCAGCTACAAGGGTTACCACTGTTGGGATAAATCCACACATGGTAATTTGGTTTAATAATACCGTATTATATAGACCTTCAGGATCCATGGAAAGAATGCGTTCTATGGCCAGGCGGTCTTTTTCGTTGGCTACATCACCGGATTCGTAGTGGGTCATGTCAGTACTTGCCACAATGAGCACATCGAGGTCTGTCTCTGAAACGGCTCGACTGATAGCTTCTCCGAGCCTTCTGGATTCTTCGAATGAAAGACGAGAAAGGCAGATGGGGCAAATCTTTAAGTCATTTTGTTTGTACTGCAGGAATGGCACCTGGACTTCAAGGGAGTGTTCATAGAGGTGTGCCTCTACGTCTTCTTCAGCTTCAGGATAATATTCAAGTATTCGTTTTGCCAACGGAGAATCGATTGCAACATCTCCCATGGGCATTTGCCATATACCTTCTGACATGACAGAAATAGGCGCACCAAAGCCTGTATGATTGGGTCCAAGAATGATACAAGTAGGAGGAATCCTGATTTTTGAGAAAACGGCTCCTGCTACATGTCCTGAATACATATATCCAGCATGAGGTGATATGACTGCCACGGCCTTTTCATTGCCACTTTGATCTCCCATGAGTTTACCGATTTCATAGTGAAGCCTATCAGGATCTCCAGGATAAAATTGGTCTGCAACAGCGGGTCTTCTTAAAATCATTTCAAAGCCCCCTTCTTAAAGTATACGTGTACATCCCTTTGGGGGAAGGGTATTATAATGCCTTTTTCATTAAAAAGCTTATAAATACTTTTTAACATGTCGTGTAGGGCAAGGCCTTTTTCAGCAGGCCTCCTAACCCAACAGAGCAGCTCAAGGTCAATTGATGAGTTGGAAAATTTCCTTATTCTCACGCGAGGTGCAGGGTCTTTTGAGACCATTGGATGGGAATTTGCCAGGTCAAGGAGGAGTTTTTCTACTTGATCGAGGTCTGACCCATATGCCACCCCAACAGGTACCCTCAATCTAAATCTAGGTTCTGGTGCACTTTCATTGGTGATTTTGGCATTGGCAAGTATTGAATTTGGAATGGTGATCATCACATCATCTCGTGTTTTTATCTTGGTAGAACGTATCCCAATATCTACAACTTCACCCCGTTCCCCAGAATCCAGTATTATGTAATCTCCAACTTTAAAACTTTTATCTGCAAATATACTGATCCCACCAAAAAAATTGGCTAGCGTATCTTTTGCTGCCAGAGCCACAGCAATACCTGCTATTCCTGCAGAGGCAAAAAGGGGTGTGAGATTTACCTTCCAGAGGGAGAGAACAAAAAAGATGCCTAAGGCAATTAGACTGATTTTGGTAATATTTTTTAAAAGAAAGAAGATATTTTGTCCGAATTTTTCTCCTCTGTGGATCTTTTCAGAACTTTTTTGGATTGCCCAAGTTGCTATCTTGAAAGAGGTAATCCACCAGACTAGAGCGAGAATGGTTTGAAGGGACTTTAGAATAATCTCATTCCAAGGTTCCTTAAGGTCTATATAAAGTCTCGCGTGGAGGCAGCCAATTATAAATACTGTCCATATGATCGGGGCATGTAAAAAACACAGTAGTTCGTCATCATATGTGTATTTTGTCTTTTTTACCAGACGATTTAATATCTTAGTGAGGATAAGATCTACAATCTTTGCGCCTATTGAATAGAGGACGACGATGACAAGGGCCTTAAGCCCTGGAATAGAAATAATATACTGAAGCCACTCAGCTTTTCCCATTAAGATTTACCCCTATCTTGGCTCTTCGAATGGCCCTTCTTCTTTCTTCAGAAAGAAGCATTTGCACTGTAGTGCCAGTACCATACTGGGAGTCAATAATTATGTCCCCTAAAAGTTCATCTATTATTCTTTTGGAAATAGTGAGTCCCATTCCAATGTGTCCTGTTTTTGTCGTATAGAATGGGTCAAAAACCTTTGGAAGGGCCTTTGGGCATATACCCATGCCATTGTCTTTGATTATTATGCTGCATGAAAAACCATCTGTATCTGTAGACGATATCCCCACCTCAATTTTGTCTTTTTTATCCAATTGATTGTAGGATTCACAGGCGTTTTCAACAACGGGGACTACGGCCTTAGGTAGTAATTCCTCATCAACAAGTGCCTTTTTATTAAAGTATACTTCAGAAATATGCCAATTAACTCCCGTAGAAAATTTCTGTGCAGTTTCTTCAACTGGCTCTTTGATGCAGTTGACAACGTCGTTAACAGTCACATGCCTTGGTTTTGGACGTGGAAGTCTGATGAACTCTGTGAGTTTAGAGAGAAGGAGCTCTAGTTTTGAACATTCATGTAAGATAATATCTACATATTTTTTCTGTTTTTTTTCACCCAATGAACTGATGCGTCTAGCAAAGCCTCCAATGGATAGGATAGGATTTCTTATCTGATGGCTTATATCCTCGAGCATTCGTCCCCAAAATATGAGTCGTTCATTCCTTTTTAAAATTTTTTCAACATTTTTGAGATTCGTAATGTCGTGTATTGTGAATACCAATCCCTGTTTATCCTCAATAGGACAGATACTTGTTGAAACGAAAGCAAAAAAACGTCTTCCAGCAAGATCCCTCAATAGGGCCTCTCCCTCAAATTCTCCATAACTCTTGGTAATTTCCAAAATATTTGGCAAGAAAACTTCATGGTCTTCTGGCAAGAACAGAGATTTGATTGGTAGTCCTTCAAGGGCCTCATGTTGGTATCTTACGCTACAGTGGTAGTCTCTGTGATCGGTTACCTTTTTTGTATTCACTTGGGGGCAGAAGATCTCTTTGGCCTTAGTATTGGATAAAATTATGTTCCCTTCATGGTCCACTATCAATATGGCACAATTGATGCTTTCAAGGAGCTTTGCCACAAAATCTGGGTTCATTGACAATACTCCATGAATAAATGCCCCCCCTTTATTGTTATTACCCAATTTTGGGGGCAAAGAATAGTGGTATAATCATCTAGGATGAGGGCAGGTCCCTTCACTGTCATTCCTTCCCTAAGTTTTGATCTTGAGAGACAAGGTGTTAAATAACTGCCCTCTTCAAACTGTATGGGGACTTTGTCAATGTATTCTTCAGAGGATAGGCCCATAAAAGAGGAATAGAAGGTACTATTCCAGCTCTCTCCTTCCTCGGAGTGGAAAGTAAGCTGAACTCTGAGATTTGTCACTTCAATTTCTTGCTCTTCCATGGAGTAGCCATATAGGCGCTCGTGTGTTGCGTGGAAACGTTCTACCCAATCATCATCATATAAAACTGGTATCTCATGGGATTGCCCCCTATACCTTGCTTCAATTATGGCTTTTTCATCAATATTTTTTATATAATCTCCGGCAGCCCCATTTAGACCTGATGAATCCATGAATTCTTTTAAGAGCCTATTTTTTAATGTAGATAGGGCCTCTTTTATAATTTTTTTATTAAATTGGGCCTTTTTCAAGAGAAGAGTGGTCTCTCTTTCCATTGTAATAGATGAGTTGGCCATCCCCATGGCTGAAAATACCCCACCAAATGCAGGGAACAACACTTTTTTGATACCAAGTTCTTGGGCAATATGGGCTGCATGAAGTCCACCAGCGCCACCAAAAGTCACTAGAGTAAAGTCTCTTGGGTCATAGCCCCTTTCTACTGATATGCTTCTGATGGCTTGGATCATGTTGGTATTTACTATTCGTATAATACCCAAGGCAGTTTCTAGAGGGCTCAGGCCAATTTTTTTTGCAAGTGCTGAAAGCCTTGGATTTATACGGTCTTTAAAGAGCTTCATCCGTCCGCCTAAAAAGGCCTCTGGTCTGAGCCTCCCGAGGAAGCAATTTGCGTCAGTTACGGTTATCTGTTCACCTTTCCCGTAACAGACGGGCCCTGGGTTCGCACCTGCGCTTTGAGGACCTACTTTAAGGATTCCTCCTTTGTCAATCCAGGCAATAGAGCCGCCTCCTGCTCCCACTGTATGAATATCGATCAAAGGGACAGAGACCGGATAACCTTCAATGGAATATGATCGTGTATAATTAAGTTCTCCAGGGCAAATGGAGCAGTCAGTGGAGGTTCCACCCATGTCAAAGGTGATGATATCTTTTAGACCTAGGGCCTTTGAAAGGGCCCAGGCCCCTTGTACTCCTCCTGCTGGTCCAGACAGTAGTGTCTGGATAGCATAGTCTTCTATAAAAGAAGCAGGCCCAGCGCCCCCGTTTGATTGCTGGATGAGGACAGATGCACCTTTTAAGTAGTTCTTAAGCCTTTTTACATATCCTCCTACAACTGGTCCAATATAGGCATTTATTAAGGTAGTAGTAAGGCGTTCGTATTCCCTAAACATTGGGAGGACTTTTGAGCTGATGGAGCAATGTAGTCCACTTTCTGAAAGGGCAGATAGAATCAGTCTTTCGTGGGAGTCGTTTGCATATGAGTGAAGAAAAGAACACGCCACACTTTCGGCCCCTTTGTCCCTTATAAATTTTAGGGCCCTTTTAATCTCTTTTGTTTCCAACGGAATTAGAGGTGTCCCTTCCCAGGTCATGCGTTCGTTTAGTCCCAATATATGGTCTCTGGGAATAATGGGCCTCTTTGGTTGGAGAAAAAGGTCGTATAATTTT
It encodes the following:
- a CDS encoding ATP-binding protein, with translation MNPDFVAKLLESINCAILIVDHEGNIILSNTKAKEIFCPQVNTKKVTDHRDYHCSVRYQHEALEGLPIKSLFLPEDHEVFLPNILEITKSYGEFEGEALLRDLAGRRFFAFVSTSICPIEDKQGLVFTIHDITNLKNVEKILKRNERLIFWGRMLEDISHQIRNPILSIGGFARRISSLGEKKQKKYVDIILHECSKLELLLSKLTEFIRLPRPKPRHVTVNDVVNCIKEPVEETAQKFSTGVNWHISEVYFNKKALVDEELLPKAVVPVVENACESYNQLDKKDKIEVGISSTDTDGFSCSIIIKDNGMGICPKALPKVFDPFYTTKTGHIGMGLTISKRIIDELLGDIIIDSQYGTGTTVQMLLSEERRRAIRRAKIGVNLNGKS
- a CDS encoding hydantoinase/oxoprolinase family protein codes for the protein MNRSSIRIGVDTGGTFTDFVIREPNGSFSRWKTLSTPEDPTKAILEGIRAIFNGEVPQHIECIHGTTVGTNAFIERKGARTVLITTKGFEDCLLIGRQAREKLYDLFLQPKRPIIPRDHILGLNERMTWEGTPLIPLETKEIKRALKFIRDKGAESVACSFLHSYANDSHERLILSALSESGLHCSISSKVLPMFREYERLTTTLINAYIGPVVGGYVKRLKNYLKGASVLIQQSNGGAGPASFIEDYAIQTLLSGPAGGVQGAWALSKALGLKDIITFDMGGTSTDCSICPGELNYTRSYSIEGYPVSVPLIDIHTVGAGGGSIAWIDKGGILKVGPQSAGANPGPVCYGKGEQITVTDANCFLGRLRPEAFLGGRMKLFKDRINPRLSALAKKIGLSPLETALGIIRIVNTNMIQAIRSISVERGYDPRDFTLVTFGGAGGLHAAHIAQELGIKKVLFPAFGGVFSAMGMANSSITMERETTLLLKKAQFNKKIIKEALSTLKNRLLKEFMDSSGLNGAAGDYIKNIDEKAIIEARYRGQSHEIPVLYDDDWVERFHATHERLYGYSMEEQEIEVTNLRVQLTFHSEEGESWNSTFYSSFMGLSSEEYIDKVPIQFEEGSYLTPCLSRSKLREGMTVKGPALILDDYTTILCPQNWVITIKGGHLFMEYCQ